One genomic region from Thermoleptolyngbya sichuanensis A183 encodes:
- a CDS encoding response regulator, whose protein sequence is MKTVLIVEDDLINARVFSKILTKRGGLEVRHTENVDEVMEIATARAADIILMDVSLSHSVYQGKPVDGIKITQMLKADPKTADLPIILVTAHAMEGDRENFLKQSGADDYISKPVVDHQRFVEQIMSLLPQE, encoded by the coding sequence ATGAAGACCGTTCTAATTGTTGAAGACGATTTAATTAACGCTCGTGTCTTTTCCAAGATTTTGACCAAGCGGGGCGGGCTAGAAGTTCGCCATACCGAGAATGTGGATGAGGTCATGGAGATTGCCACGGCGCGAGCGGCGGACATCATTTTGATGGACGTGTCGCTGTCGCACAGCGTCTATCAAGGCAAGCCCGTGGACGGCATTAAGATTACCCAAATGCTGAAGGCTGATCCCAAAACGGCGGATTTGCCGATTATCCTGGTTACGGCTCATGCGATGGAGGGCGATCGCGAGAATTTCCTGAAGCAGAGCGGAGCCGACGACTATATCTCCAAGCCCGTGGTGGATCACCAGCGGTTTGTTGAGCAAATCATGTCGCTGCTGCCCCAAGAGTAA